ATTGCGCAAACGAAAACGGCGGGCCGACCGTCATTCGAACGGGAGGTCTGCACGACCATGAACAGTTTGAAGCGCATCACGACGACGCTGGTCACCCTGGCGCTGCTGGGGCTGTCGGCGCCGGCCTCTACCCAAGCCACAACCCTCTGGGACGTGCGGGACCACTGGGCCAGAAGCCAGATCATCTCCGGCGTGGCCGACGGCTACATCGCCGGCTTTCCCGACGGCACCTTCCGCCCGGACCAGCCGATCACCCGGGCGGAGTTTTTCACCCTCGTCACCGGCGCGCTGGGGCTGGAGCCGCGCCCGGCCGAGCGCGCGCCGTATGCGCCCTGGCACTGGTCGGTGCAGCAGGGTCACCTGCAGGCGGCGGTCGCCGGCGGGCTGCTCAGCCCCGGCGACTACGGCGGCTGGATCGTGCCCGACGTGCCCATCACGCGCAAGGAGATCGTGCTGGCCGCCGTGCGGGCCATCGGCCGAAAGGACCTGGTCGGGCAGCGAACGCTGGACGCGGCCGACGCCGGCGCCTACCCGGACTGGCTGCAGGGCTGGGCAGCGGAGGCCGTGGCCGGCGGAATCCTGCAGGGATACGCGGACGGCTCGATAGGCCTGGACCGGACGGCGACCCGCGCCGAGGCCCTGGTGATGGTCCAGCGGATCCGGGGGCAGGTGCTGATGAACCTGGCCGCGACGTCCGATGCGGCCAAGCCCGGTGCGCAGCGCCACCCGGCGCCCGGCGAGCCCACCTGGTATACGGACCGGACACAGCCCGCCCGGCCGCAGTTCTCGGACGGCAGTTACACGTATTCGTTGGATAGAGCAGTCACCGCCTACACGCTGATCCCCGTGCCCGGGCGCGCCGCCTGGCTGAACGCGGTCGACGAGGGCGGCGCCGCCCGCCTCTACCGCCTCTCGGGCGGCCGGGCGGAGCTGGTGACGTCCGGGCAGGGGCCGATCGTGGCCCTGGCGGCGGACGGCGAGGGCCGGCTCTGGTTCAGCCGGGGCACGGAGGTGGCGGTCGCCGGACCCGGCGGTCTGCAGGGGCGCGTCACGCTGGGCGAGCAGGTGACCCACGGTGCCGTCGACGGCGGCGTGCTCTGGGCGGCGGGGCCGTCCCGCCTCTACCGCATCGAGGGCGGACGGGTGGCCAGCTTTGCCCTGGCGCAGGACGTGCTGGCGCGGGTGCGCCACGTGGCCGCGGCGCCCGACGGCTCGGTCTGGCTCCTGCTCAGGGAGCCGCAGTCGGGCCGGGGCGTCGAGGCGGTGCGGGTGCGGAACGGCCGCATCGAGCAGGAGGTGACCATCGCCGCCGGCGGCGGCGACCTGCAGGCGGCGGTGCTGAACGCCAGCGGCGGCAGCCGGCTGATCTATGTGGCGTCGCCGGAGCCCTTCCTGATCCGCTTCGACCTGGCGACGGGCGCCGCCGTGCGGCTCGTGGCGCCCGAGGCGGTCAGGTCCGGCGCTCGGCTCCTGCCGGCGCCCGACGGCGGCGCGCTGTTGAGAGATCGCACCGGTAAGTACTGGAAAGTGGTGGCGTGAGGGCCGACGACTGCGCGGGCGGCGACATAAGATGGTTGCGGACGCAGTTCTGTAACCTTCCGGAGGTGTCGCCCGGCGTGATGATGCCCATGCCCATGGGGAGTCCGATGCGGCTTCCCGCCCAGGTGGCCGGTTCCATGTCCCGCATGCAGGGGCTGCTCCAGGCAGCCCAGCCCGACATCCAGTCTGCCGCCGCATCCCACTGGCTCGCGGCCCGGCAGGCGGCGTCGGAGCCAGGCTTTCAGGAGCTGAGCCAGAACATGCTGCTGGGTCTCTACGGCACCACGGCGCTCAGCGGCCTCCTGCGTTACGCCCTGTCCGGCCGCGCCACGCCGGAGGTGGTCGGCGGGATCATCGACCAGGTCCAGCTGATCCAGCAGAGCTACCAGGGCGCCCAGCAGGCGCTGCAGCGGTTCTTGGAGAACGAGGATGCCCGGCAGCTGGAGGGGGTTCAGCTGATGAGCCGCACGCTGCCCCAGCTGGACCGCTTCCACCAGCAGATGGAGCAGCCCGCTCAGGCAGTACTCAACGGGCTGGAGTGGCAGCCCGCGGGCAGCGTTGAGGGGTGGCCCGTCGAGCGGGCGGATATCGGCACCAGGCCGCCGCAGCCCCCCCAGCGGTGGGAGTCGCCCGGGGCGATGGACGGCGGGAGCGCGGGCGGCGACCTGCCGCCGTCTGCAGGGGAGTTGCCGCAGGAGGAATAGCTGGCCGCAGGGCAGGCCCGGAGTCATCGCCACTGACTCCGGGCCTGCCCTGTTTCGCCTGCCCGCTCCGCTGAGGCCGGCCGGCGGGCACCCGAGGAACCCTGCGAACGGGATCGCGCTGAAGAGCCTCATCTCTTATAGAGGTCTGTGTTGGAGGGAGGACATGTGCTGCACCAGTTGCTCCGATTGTGGCTGGGCCGAATCGCCGGCTACGTGGTCGTCGGCGCCGGTCTGGTGCTCCTCCTGCACCTGCCCGGCGGGGTCTACTACGAAGTCGCCGGGCAGGTGGAGGTGGGCGGGCAGACCATAGACCAACTCACGATCGCCTTCTCGTCCGACCTCTTCTGGAGCGAGGTGCGCGAGTTCGGCAACCAGGTCAGGAGCGGGAGCCTGCCGTACCACGGGCCGAACAGCGAGCTCTCGGCGCCCCCCGAGGACTTCGTGCCCCGCCTGAAGACGTCGTGGCGCAACACCTTGCTGCTGCTCGGGTACTCGGCCGGCACCGGCACCGTGCTGGGGGTGCTGTTGGGCGCCCTCTATGCGGTGAGGTCCCGCATTCCCCGGGTTCTGGGACTCATCGCCGCGACCCTGGGTCTCTCCCTGCCCGACTTCTTGGTCGTCATGGCCGGTCAGGCCCTGTCCGTATGGCACTGGCGGAAGTTCGACATCAACCTGTGGCAGGTGGTTGCCGACCCTTACACGCTGAAGGGCATGATCCTGCCGGTCCTCGCGCTCGCCGCGTTCCCGATGGGCTACATGGCCCGCATCACCGGCGCCGCCCTCGACGAGATCATGCTCGAGGACTACATCCGCACTGCCCGGGCCAAGGGGTTGCCCGAGGCGCGGGTCATCCTGGCCCATGCCTTCAAGAACGCCGTGCCGAAGGTGTTGGCTGGGCTGCCCAGCCTCGTCAGCTTCACGCTCTCGAGCCTCGTGATCGTGGAGCGGCTCACCGTGTGGCCGGGCATGGCCGGGCTCATCTTCACGGTCCCCACCCGGCTGCCCTTCGGGCCGTCGGCGGGAACGTGGGGCGACATCACGCCGCAGGTTGTCTCAGCGGCCTGCCTGATCTTCCTCGCCTTCTTCGTGCTGCTCGAAGGGCTGGCCCAGACTGTGAGGCTGCTCTTCCGGGGTATCGAGGGGGTGGCGCCGTGAGGCGACTGTTCCGCAACCCACCGCTCGTGTGGAGCCTGCTGCTGGCCCTGGTCCTGCTGGTCGCCATGGCGCTGCCCTCCGTCGTGGACTTCGGCGATTACGCAACTGTCCAGAAGGTGCGTGCCCCCCTGGCCCCGGGCGAGGACGGGTTCATCCTCGGGAGTGACCTGGCCGGGCGGAACCTGCTGCCCCGCGTGCTGGTCGGGATGCGCCTGACGCTGCTCGTGGGGCTGGGGGTGCTCCTCCTGCGGGCCGTTCTTGCCCTGCCGCTCGGCCTCCTCGCCGGATGGAGGGGCGGATGGCTGGCCAGGGTCGTCTCGGCGACTGCAGCGGGAGCGAGCGCCGTGCCCACGCTCATCGTCGTGGCGCTGGTTCTCAGGATCTTCAGCAGCGTGCTCACGCTCTCCCGTCCGGTGCAGTACCTGATCTACGCGGCCGCCCTGGTGCTGGTGGGGCTGCCGCGGCTCGCGGACCAGATCGCCAACCTCACTGGATCTGTCAAGAACATGCCGCACGTGGAGGCTGCCCTGTCGCTCGGCGCCACGCAGTGGCGCATCATCACCAGACACCTCTTCCCGGTCATCCGCGGCGACCTCCTTGCCGCCCTGGCGGCCGAACTGGCCCTGGTGCTGGTGGCCATGGGGCACATGGCCATCTTCGACGCCAGTGCGGTGATCGGCGGCGTGACGATGGTCCAGCTCGAGTACGGCCGGTATGCCAACGTCGAACTGGTGCCCGAGCTCGGGGCGATGATGGGCCTGAGCAAGGGGCTGATCCGCTACTACTGGTGGCCGGCCGTCGTTCCGGCCGTGGCCCTGGGCCTGATCATCGCGTGCTTCCAGCTCCTGGCCGACGGCCTTCGCCGCTGGTGGCTGCGCCGGGCCTGAGTCATGAGGGCTGTCCCGCAGGGTGTGCTGCGCCCGGGACAGCCCTCCGTCATGTTCCCTATTGCATAATCATGCGTCTCAGGCTTATAATTATGCGACAGCGGCGGCGCTTGATTCGCGGATACCTGGGGAGTATAATGCCGAAAGGACAAAGGTCTCCCGATCCGCGGATTAAGCGGGTGCAGCGACGCCCGCATCTGGAGGAGGGTGCCGTTATATGAAGGGCTATCTGGTATTGGAGGACGGGACGCTCTTCGCGGGCGAAGGTTTCGGCGCGCCGGCGGTGCAGGCCGGCGAGGTGGTGTTCAACACGGGCATGACCGGCTACCAGGAGGTCGTGACCGATCCGTCCTATTATGGCCAGATCGTCGTGATGACCTACCCCCTGATCGGCAACTACGGCGTCACGCTCGCGGACGGCGAGTCGAGGCAGCCGTGGATCGGGGGTTTTGTTGTGAAAGCGCTCTGCGACCGGCCGAGCCACTGGCAGGCCGTCGGGAGCCTTTCTGACTATCTGGCGCAGCACGGGGTGCCGGGCCTTTCCGGCATCGACACCCGTGCGCTCACCCGCCATCTGCGCAGCCACGGCACGATGCGCGGGGTCATCGCCACGGTAGCCGACGACGCCGAACCCGACCAGGACCAGGTGGCGGCCTGGGTCGAGCAGGCGCGGGCGTTCCGGATGAAGGACGCCGTGCGGCGGGTGACCACGCCCGAGTCCTACCGCATCCCGGGCCCCGGGCCCCGCGTGGTCGCCCTGGACTTCGGCGCCAAGGAGAACATCCTGCGGGAGCTGATCGCGCGCGGCTGCGACGTGACGGTGCTGCCCGCCACGGCCACGGCGGAGGAGGTCCTGGCCCTGCGGCCGGACGGCGTGGTGCTCACCAACGGACCCGGCGCCCCCACCGACGTGCCGGAGGCGGTGGCCACGGTGCGGACCCTGCTGGCGCGCGGCGACCTGCCCATGTTCGGCATCTGCCTCGGCCACCAGATCGCGGCGCTGGCCCTCGGGGCCAGGACGTACAAGCTCCCCTACGGCCACCGGGGCGCCAACCACCCGGTGAAGGAGCTGGCGACCGGCCGGGTCCACATCACCAGCCAGAACCACGGCTACGCCGTGGCGGCGGAGAGCCTGCCGCCGGAGGTCGTGGTGACGCACGTCTCCATCCACGACGGCACCGTCGAGGGGATTGCGCACCGGCGCCTGCCGCTGTTCACCGTGCAGTACCACCCGGAGGCCTGCCCCGGCCCCCGGGAGAACCGCTACCTGTTCGACCGGTTCCTGGCCATGATGGCCCGGGGCGCGGTCTCCACCTGCTCTGCGTAAGGAGATGAAGGGGTCCGGCGAGGCCCCATCCCGAGGAGGATGCAGCGGATGCCCAGGCGCCAGGACGTGGAAAAGGTTCTCGTCATCGGATCGGGTCCCATCGTGATCGGACAGGCGGCGGAGTTTGACTACGCCGGCACGCAGGCCTGCCAGGCCCTGCGGGAGGAAGGGCTCCAGGTGGTCCTCATCAACTCCAACCCGGCGACCATCATGACCGACCGGCACCTGGCCGACCGCGTCTACATCGAGCCCATCACCCTGGAGTTCGTCGAGCGGGTGATCGCCCGGGAGCGGCCCCAGGGGCTGCTGCCGACCCTCGGCGGGCAGATCGGCCTGAACATGGCCATGCAGTTGGAGGAGACGGGCATTCTCAGGAAGTACGGCGTGCGGCTCCTGGGCACGTCGCTGGCGGCGATCCGGCGCGCCGAGGACCGGGCCGAGTTCCGGGCGCTGATGAAGGAGATCGGCGAGCCGGTGCCCGAGTCGACGATCGTCACCACCCCGGAGGAGGCCCTGGCCTTCGGCGAGGAGGTCGGCTACCCGCTGATCGTGCGGCCGGCCTACACCCTGGGCGGAACGGGGGGCGGCATGGCCCACGACCCGCAGGAGATGCGGGAGATCGTCACCCGGGGGCTCAGGCTCTCGCCGGTCACCCAGTGCCTCATCGAGCGGTCGGTGGCCGGCTGGAAGGAAATCGAGTACGAGGTGATGCGAGACAGCGCCGGCAACGTCATCACCATCTGCAACATGGAGAACATCGACCCGGTGGGCGTGCACACCGGCGACTCCATTGTGGTCGCCCCGTCGCAGACGCTGACCGACCGTGAGCACCAGATGCTCCGGGCGGCCGCCCTGAAGATCATCGAGGCGCTGGGGATCGAGGGGGGCTGCAACATCCAGTTCGCCCTTAACCCGCACTCGGCGGAGTACGTGGTGATCGAGGTCAACCCCCGGGTCAGCCGCTCCTCTGCGCTGGCCTCCAAGGCCACCGGCTACCCCATCGCCAAGGTGGCGGCCAAGATCGCGGTCGGGCTCACGCTCGACGAGATCCGCAACCCGGTGACCGGGACCACCTACGCCGCCTTCGAGCCGGCGCTGGACTACTGCGTGCTGAAGATTCCCCGGTTCCCATTCGACAAGTTCGCGACGGCCGAGCGCACCCTGGGCACGCAGATGAAGGCCACCGGCGAGGTGATGGCCATCGACCGCACCTTCACCGGCGCCCTGCTGAAG
Above is a window of Symbiobacterium terraclitae DNA encoding:
- a CDS encoding S-layer homology domain-containing protein, with the protein product MNSLKRITTTLVTLALLGLSAPASTQATTLWDVRDHWARSQIISGVADGYIAGFPDGTFRPDQPITRAEFFTLVTGALGLEPRPAERAPYAPWHWSVQQGHLQAAVAGGLLSPGDYGGWIVPDVPITRKEIVLAAVRAIGRKDLVGQRTLDAADAGAYPDWLQGWAAEAVAGGILQGYADGSIGLDRTATRAEALVMVQRIRGQVLMNLAATSDAAKPGAQRHPAPGEPTWYTDRTQPARPQFSDGSYTYSLDRAVTAYTLIPVPGRAAWLNAVDEGGAARLYRLSGGRAELVTSGQGPIVALAADGEGRLWFSRGTEVAVAGPGGLQGRVTLGEQVTHGAVDGGVLWAAGPSRLYRIEGGRVASFALAQDVLARVRHVAAAPDGSVWLLLREPQSGRGVEAVRVRNGRIEQEVTIAAGGGDLQAAVLNASGGSRLIYVASPEPFLIRFDLATGAAVRLVAPEAVRSGARLLPAPDGGALLRDRTGKYWKVVA
- a CDS encoding ABC transporter permease subunit, whose protein sequence is MLHQLLRLWLGRIAGYVVVGAGLVLLLHLPGGVYYEVAGQVEVGGQTIDQLTIAFSSDLFWSEVREFGNQVRSGSLPYHGPNSELSAPPEDFVPRLKTSWRNTLLLLGYSAGTGTVLGVLLGALYAVRSRIPRVLGLIAATLGLSLPDFLVVMAGQALSVWHWRKFDINLWQVVADPYTLKGMILPVLALAAFPMGYMARITGAALDEIMLEDYIRTARAKGLPEARVILAHAFKNAVPKVLAGLPSLVSFTLSSLVIVERLTVWPGMAGLIFTVPTRLPFGPSAGTWGDITPQVVSAACLIFLAFFVLLEGLAQTVRLLFRGIEGVAP
- a CDS encoding ABC transporter permease subunit, with the protein product MRRLFRNPPLVWSLLLALVLLVAMALPSVVDFGDYATVQKVRAPLAPGEDGFILGSDLAGRNLLPRVLVGMRLTLLVGLGVLLLRAVLALPLGLLAGWRGGWLARVVSATAAGASAVPTLIVVALVLRIFSSVLTLSRPVQYLIYAAALVLVGLPRLADQIANLTGSVKNMPHVEAALSLGATQWRIITRHLFPVIRGDLLAALAAELALVLVAMGHMAIFDASAVIGGVTMVQLEYGRYANVELVPELGAMMGLSKGLIRYYWWPAVVPAVALGLIIACFQLLADGLRRWWLRRA
- a CDS encoding carbamoyl phosphate synthase small subunit gives rise to the protein MKGYLVLEDGTLFAGEGFGAPAVQAGEVVFNTGMTGYQEVVTDPSYYGQIVVMTYPLIGNYGVTLADGESRQPWIGGFVVKALCDRPSHWQAVGSLSDYLAQHGVPGLSGIDTRALTRHLRSHGTMRGVIATVADDAEPDQDQVAAWVEQARAFRMKDAVRRVTTPESYRIPGPGPRVVALDFGAKENILRELIARGCDVTVLPATATAEEVLALRPDGVVLTNGPGAPTDVPEAVATVRTLLARGDLPMFGICLGHQIAALALGARTYKLPYGHRGANHPVKELATGRVHITSQNHGYAVAAESLPPEVVVTHVSIHDGTVEGIAHRRLPLFTVQYHPEACPGPRENRYLFDRFLAMMARGAVSTCSA